A stretch of Geomonas oryzisoli DNA encodes these proteins:
- a CDS encoding sensor histidine kinase, whose translation MSVLVAACVLPVWLIAALMARHAYVTKLDQVSRHLLENARAMTMAVDREFANVQASLTALGSSPSFRSRDFAALHYQSKEILKNYPGADIIVADSTGQQLVNTYRPLGSPLPRRSNLDTVQRIFAENKPVVSNLFRGAVTKRPVIAVDVPVVIDGVVAYDLSMTFPSQVLSSVLQGQNVFKDWYGTVVDRNGVITARTRNLDEFVGKELTGDLATALSRTREGTLLIKTAKGGTTYSAFSRSSFSGWTVAIAVPADTALSEIYSWVGWAVGLGVAISLLGILLAFWLASRIAQDIQSLTQPALAIGGGEVAPAVATASKETSELAEALVQASQLLQRRAAERDRAERQLSLTIEDLRRETAERTRAVEEVRRQEQLLTQQSRQAALGEMVGNIAHQWRQPLNALGLLVQQPLLFHELGQLDRAFLEENAAKSMEIVKHMSQTIDDFRNFFRPDKEKLRFKVCDEVAKALSLVDGSLQSLGVSLKVQQEGDPVVEGYPNEFAQVLLNILLNARDVIAERAVVAPMVQVRIGEHGGKAVLTVTDNAGGIPEEIMDRIFDPYFTTKGPQTGTGVGLFMSKTIIEKNMGGVLTACNVGGGAQFRIEV comes from the coding sequence TTGTCCGTCCTGGTGGCCGCCTGCGTCCTCCCCGTGTGGCTGATAGCGGCCTTGATGGCGCGGCACGCCTACGTCACCAAGCTGGACCAGGTGAGCCGGCACCTGCTCGAGAACGCCCGCGCCATGACCATGGCCGTCGACCGGGAATTCGCCAACGTGCAGGCATCGCTCACCGCGCTTGGCAGTTCCCCCTCCTTCAGGAGCCGAGACTTCGCCGCGCTTCACTATCAGAGTAAGGAAATCCTCAAGAACTACCCCGGCGCCGACATCATCGTCGCGGATAGCACCGGGCAGCAGCTGGTGAACACCTACCGCCCCCTGGGTAGCCCGCTCCCCAGGCGCAGCAACCTGGACACCGTGCAGCGCATCTTTGCGGAAAATAAACCCGTCGTCAGTAACCTCTTTCGCGGCGCGGTCACCAAACGACCGGTGATCGCCGTCGACGTGCCGGTTGTCATCGACGGTGTGGTCGCCTACGACCTTTCCATGACCTTCCCATCCCAGGTCCTTTCCTCCGTGCTGCAAGGCCAGAACGTGTTCAAGGACTGGTACGGGACCGTGGTGGATCGCAACGGCGTGATCACCGCCCGCACCAGGAACCTGGACGAATTCGTCGGCAAGGAGCTGACCGGCGACCTGGCCACGGCCCTGTCGCGGACCAGGGAGGGGACGCTGCTCATAAAGACGGCGAAGGGGGGCACCACCTATTCCGCTTTCTCCAGGTCCTCCTTTTCCGGGTGGACGGTGGCCATCGCGGTCCCCGCGGATACCGCACTGTCCGAAATCTACAGCTGGGTAGGGTGGGCGGTGGGGCTCGGCGTCGCCATCTCGCTGCTCGGGATCCTGCTCGCCTTCTGGCTCGCGAGCCGGATCGCACAAGACATCCAGTCGCTAACGCAGCCGGCGCTCGCCATCGGCGGCGGCGAGGTTGCGCCTGCGGTAGCTACCGCTTCCAAGGAGACCTCGGAACTGGCCGAGGCACTGGTGCAGGCATCCCAGTTGCTGCAGCGCCGGGCCGCAGAGAGGGACCGGGCTGAGCGGCAGCTCTCCCTCACCATCGAGGACCTCCGCCGCGAGACGGCCGAGCGGACCCGGGCCGTGGAGGAGGTGCGTCGGCAGGAACAGCTGCTCACCCAGCAGAGCCGGCAGGCGGCCCTGGGGGAGATGGTGGGAAACATCGCCCACCAGTGGCGCCAGCCGCTGAACGCGTTGGGGCTTTTGGTGCAGCAACCCCTGCTGTTCCACGAACTGGGGCAGTTGGACAGGGCGTTCCTGGAGGAAAACGCCGCCAAGTCCATGGAGATCGTGAAGCATATGTCGCAGACCATCGACGACTTCAGGAATTTCTTCCGGCCTGACAAGGAGAAGCTGCGTTTCAAGGTCTGCGACGAGGTTGCCAAGGCGCTCTCCCTGGTGGACGGCAGCCTGCAGTCCCTGGGCGTGTCCCTGAAGGTTCAGCAGGAGGGGGACCCCGTCGTCGAAGGTTACCCCAACGAATTCGCCCAGGTCCTGCTCAACATCCTGCTGAACGCGCGCGACGTCATTGCCGAGCGCGCCGTGGTCGCGCCCATGGTGCAGGTCCGCATCGGTGAGCACGGGGGGAAGGCGGTGCTGACGGTAACCGACAACGCCGGGGGGATACCCGAGGAGATCATGGACCGGATTTTCGATCCCTACTTCACCACCAAGGGGCCCCAGACCGGAACCGGCGTCGGACTCTTCATGTCCAAGACCATCATAGAAAAGAACATGGGAGGTGTGCTCACCGCGTGCAACGTCGGGGGGGGCGCCCAATTCAGGATAGAGGTGTGA
- a CDS encoding response regulator has protein sequence MATTMMLVEDDRDTLEILSVVLRRKYADLLLCTAENGRKGVELFKERDVDIVITDVNMPEMGGVAMVREIRGMKPQVQFIFITADAGRATLEHSVGNGFQLDHYIEKPVDYRHLFAAIDETLAKMNPAPRDGGIRT, from the coding sequence ATGGCCACGACCATGATGCTTGTTGAAGACGACCGGGACACCTTGGAGATCCTTTCCGTCGTGCTGCGGCGAAAATATGCCGACCTGCTGTTGTGCACCGCGGAGAACGGCAGGAAAGGTGTTGAGCTCTTCAAAGAGCGGGATGTGGACATCGTCATCACCGACGTCAACATGCCCGAGATGGGTGGCGTCGCCATGGTTCGGGAGATCCGGGGGATGAAGCCCCAGGTCCAGTTCATCTTCATCACCGCGGATGCCGGCAGGGCGACGCTGGAACACTCGGTGGGCAACGGCTTCCAGTTGGATCACTATATCGAGAAGCCCGTCGACTACCGTCACCTTTTCGCGGCCATCGATGAAACCTTGGCAAAGATGAACCCGGCTCCCCGCGACGGCGGCATCCGGACCTGA
- a CDS encoding outer membrane protein — protein sequence MKKNLFAVLVLTLLALPAVASATPLHPGPYVAGFVGVTVPETVNATSFDGATAFNDRIKFDPGLNVGGALGFDFGYFRMEGEISYKDLQLNTVTDRDTGERFRIDEGSVDTTAFMANIFFDLHNDSPITPYFGGGVGFAALHLNDVFTPTLAGPLYLSDDQVVLAYQAGGGLELALNRQLSLDLAYRYFGTSKASFINSEFEVQSHNATMGLRLKF from the coding sequence ATGAAAAAGAACCTGTTCGCCGTTCTCGTTTTGACCCTGCTTGCGCTTCCCGCTGTCGCTTCGGCGACACCGCTGCATCCCGGCCCCTACGTCGCCGGCTTTGTCGGCGTCACCGTACCCGAGACCGTCAACGCCACCAGCTTCGATGGTGCGACCGCCTTCAACGACCGGATCAAGTTCGATCCCGGCCTCAACGTGGGTGGTGCCCTGGGTTTCGACTTCGGCTACTTCCGCATGGAGGGCGAGATCTCCTACAAGGACCTGCAACTGAACACGGTCACCGACCGGGATACCGGAGAGCGCTTCAGGATCGACGAAGGGAGCGTGGATACCACCGCCTTCATGGCCAACATCTTCTTCGACCTGCACAACGACAGCCCCATCACCCCCTACTTCGGAGGCGGCGTCGGGTTCGCGGCCCTGCACCTGAACGACGTGTTCACCCCCACCCTGGCCGGGCCTTTGTACCTGTCCGACGACCAGGTGGTGCTCGCCTACCAGGCAGGGGGCGGCCTGGAGCTCGCCCTGAACCGGCAGCTTTCCCTGGACCTCGCCTACCGCTACTTCGGCACCTCGAAGGCAAGCTTCATCAACAGCGAGTTCGAGGTCCAGTCGCACAACGCCACCATGGGGCTCAGACTGAAGTTCTAA
- a CDS encoding PAS domain-containing protein: MNDLSAQNQELERQNQQLLDAYAKLDKALAQYAELYDFAPVGYLTLGEGRRIVKANLTCCALLHRDRIVLQGKDLLDFVLKEDRPALVDYLGRLCQGTGKVNCELRLHDGTPVLLESVVSQGQRECRIVMLDMTRQKKAETALRESEQRFKTLVEVTSDWVWEVNAEGVYTYASPKVYDLLGYAPEEVLGKTPFDFMPRREADRLLMIFGELAARREPFHNVENLNLRKDGREVLLETSAVPIFDVHGAFAGFRGIDRDITHRLAVSRDR; this comes from the coding sequence ATGAACGATCTGAGCGCTCAGAACCAGGAGCTGGAACGGCAGAATCAGCAACTCCTGGATGCCTACGCCAAACTGGACAAGGCGCTGGCCCAGTACGCGGAGCTCTACGATTTCGCGCCGGTGGGCTACCTGACCCTCGGGGAGGGGCGCCGCATCGTCAAGGCCAACCTCACCTGTTGCGCCCTGCTGCACAGGGACCGTATCGTGCTGCAGGGGAAGGATCTGCTCGATTTCGTGCTCAAGGAAGACCGCCCCGCCCTGGTCGATTACCTGGGGCGCCTGTGTCAGGGAACGGGGAAGGTGAATTGCGAGCTCAGGCTGCACGACGGCACGCCGGTACTCTTGGAGTCCGTCGTCTCCCAAGGGCAGCGGGAGTGTCGCATCGTCATGCTGGACATGACCCGCCAGAAAAAGGCCGAGACCGCCTTGAGGGAAAGTGAGCAGCGTTTCAAGACCCTGGTGGAGGTCACCTCCGACTGGGTCTGGGAGGTGAACGCGGAAGGCGTCTACACCTACGCCAGTCCCAAGGTGTACGACCTGCTCGGGTACGCCCCCGAGGAGGTGCTGGGAAAGACCCCGTTCGACTTCATGCCCCGGCGCGAGGCCGATCGCCTGCTCATGATCTTCGGCGAGTTGGCGGCGCGCCGGGAGCCGTTCCACAACGTGGAGAACCTGAACCTGCGCAAAGACGGGCGGGAGGTGCTCCTGGAGACCAGCGCCGTTCCCATCTTCGATGTGCACGGCGCCTTTGCCGGTTTCCGGGGGATCGACCGGGACATCACCCACCGGCTCGCCGTGAGCCGGGACCGCTAG
- a CDS encoding PAS domain-containing sensor histidine kinase, whose translation MLRLDTITAPLLACFVTLIATLYWADPQLVLEPTALLPALNSVFLALIPFFIVFVCTRLFLAVGRVPLLMLGCGMLALGAGGAVSGWFIGQANGPNITVTIYNSGALLSGTLLFASAIIPLLGLRDTLPGSRLPLVVVGYLGVLLLSGGNVAAAVLGLVPPFIVQGTGPTPTGRGVLAVTILFYAATALLCLKQYLNIRLGLLRWYATGLALFATGLTGVLLQKSVGSPIGWAGRGAQYTGGICILIGVLSFWKSMMRTGQPIAEAFGEVSRRRISELEQMNAQLQRVIAEQQATQNALQESRMLLANIISGTSDAIYAKDLRGRYTLFNAAAERVVGKSAAEVLGKDDGFLFAPEESAAVMNYDRKVIESGVVNTYQEVVGDASGRIVTFLSTKGPLFDVAGEPSGLFGISRDITELKKAHDELDRLMQEQSNLLENVPAIIYNYSTKRGGLFYSPQVEKVFGYQLQQFYDDPMLWKNSIHPDDIGRVEEVIADMRAKGQGEQHVEYRVRNRSGEWIWLHDALIRPEVALDDTIIFGMAQDITERKHLELKLAESELKFRNLVMNAPFLVTNVDRAGTIEFINRCSEGFDPTTVIGTSSYDYLDGDSKEIYRAALEKTFLYQTPQRIIVSGFGDRGAIRWFETVLGPLVNGGRIESAIQVTIDITERKLAEMALEDARDELERQVAARTESLTAANTRLRAEVEERMRAEDQILEHQKKMEALTQELSLTEERERERIAGELHDQVGQHLILVKLKLQWLANELVSEKEITVAEEIDKLLSQSIQDIRSLTFQLRPPILANAGLGAAVKWLAEELRENYGLNFEFVEEQAPPPFRYEVRSSIFQAVREILLNVVKHSHCSLARIRLGNDGSRMVIEIVDNGTGFDPQEVARKKSRLGGFGLFNLRSKIEYLGGELLIETEVGAGTRVVIAMPPEPVGAAEGHP comes from the coding sequence ATGCTGAGGTTGGATACCATAACTGCACCGCTTCTTGCCTGCTTCGTCACACTCATCGCAACGCTTTATTGGGCCGACCCGCAACTGGTCCTCGAGCCGACGGCGCTGCTTCCCGCTCTCAATTCCGTTTTCCTCGCCCTGATCCCTTTCTTCATCGTGTTCGTCTGCACCCGGCTCTTTCTCGCGGTCGGGCGCGTCCCTCTGCTCATGCTCGGCTGCGGCATGCTGGCCCTGGGGGCGGGGGGGGCGGTGTCGGGATGGTTCATAGGCCAGGCCAACGGTCCCAACATAACGGTCACCATCTACAACAGCGGAGCGCTGCTGAGCGGCACCTTGCTGTTCGCCAGCGCGATCATTCCGCTGCTGGGGCTCAGGGACACACTTCCGGGGTCTCGGCTCCCGCTGGTCGTCGTCGGCTACCTCGGCGTCCTTCTCCTCTCCGGCGGCAACGTCGCTGCCGCTGTCCTCGGTCTGGTCCCCCCCTTCATCGTCCAGGGAACCGGCCCCACCCCGACCGGGAGGGGCGTGCTGGCCGTCACCATCCTGTTTTACGCCGCGACTGCCCTTTTGTGCCTGAAACAGTACCTGAACATACGGTTGGGACTGCTGCGCTGGTACGCGACCGGCCTGGCCCTGTTCGCGACCGGGCTCACCGGCGTGCTGCTGCAGAAGTCGGTCGGAAGCCCCATCGGGTGGGCGGGGCGGGGCGCGCAGTACACGGGGGGGATCTGCATCCTGATCGGCGTGCTGAGCTTCTGGAAATCCATGATGCGCACCGGCCAGCCCATCGCCGAGGCCTTCGGCGAGGTGTCGCGCAGGCGCATCAGCGAGCTCGAGCAGATGAACGCCCAACTGCAGCGGGTGATCGCCGAGCAGCAGGCGACGCAGAATGCGCTGCAGGAAAGCCGCATGCTGCTGGCCAACATCATCAGCGGCACCTCCGATGCCATCTACGCCAAGGACCTGCGCGGGCGCTACACCCTGTTCAACGCCGCCGCCGAGCGGGTCGTTGGTAAGAGCGCGGCCGAGGTGCTGGGCAAGGACGACGGCTTCCTCTTCGCGCCGGAAGAGTCCGCCGCCGTGATGAACTACGATCGCAAGGTGATCGAGTCCGGGGTGGTCAATACCTACCAGGAGGTCGTCGGCGACGCGTCCGGCCGGATCGTCACCTTCCTGTCCACCAAAGGGCCCCTGTTCGACGTCGCCGGAGAACCCTCGGGGCTCTTCGGCATCTCCCGCGATATCACCGAGCTGAAGAAGGCGCACGACGAGCTGGACAGGCTGATGCAGGAGCAGAGCAACCTCCTGGAGAACGTGCCGGCGATCATCTACAACTACTCCACCAAACGGGGCGGCCTCTTTTATTCGCCCCAGGTGGAAAAGGTCTTCGGTTACCAGCTGCAGCAGTTCTACGACGACCCGATGCTGTGGAAGAACTCCATCCATCCGGACGATATCGGCAGGGTGGAGGAGGTGATCGCCGATATGCGGGCCAAGGGACAGGGAGAGCAGCACGTCGAGTACCGCGTGCGCAACCGCAGCGGTGAGTGGATCTGGCTCCACGACGCCTTGATCAGACCGGAGGTCGCACTCGACGACACCATCATCTTCGGCATGGCCCAGGACATCACCGAGCGCAAGCACCTCGAACTGAAACTTGCCGAGAGCGAGCTCAAGTTCCGCAACCTGGTGATGAATGCGCCGTTTCTGGTCACCAACGTCGACCGCGCCGGAACCATCGAGTTCATCAACCGCTGCTCGGAAGGGTTTGATCCCACAACGGTCATCGGGACCAGCTCGTATGACTACCTGGATGGGGACAGCAAAGAGATCTACCGCGCGGCACTGGAGAAGACCTTCCTGTATCAGACGCCGCAGCGGATCATCGTCTCCGGCTTCGGGGACCGCGGCGCCATCCGCTGGTTCGAGACGGTGTTGGGGCCGCTGGTTAACGGCGGCAGGATCGAGTCGGCCATACAGGTCACCATCGACATCACCGAGCGCAAGCTCGCCGAGATGGCCCTGGAGGACGCCCGCGACGAATTGGAGCGCCAGGTTGCTGCGCGGACGGAATCGCTCACCGCGGCCAATACCCGGTTGCGCGCCGAGGTCGAGGAGCGCATGCGGGCCGAAGACCAGATCCTCGAGCACCAGAAGAAGATGGAAGCCCTGACCCAGGAACTTTCCCTCACCGAGGAGCGCGAGCGGGAAAGGATCGCGGGGGAGCTGCACGACCAGGTCGGCCAGCACCTCATCCTGGTGAAACTGAAGCTGCAGTGGCTCGCCAACGAGCTCGTCTCCGAGAAGGAAATCACGGTAGCCGAGGAGATCGACAAGCTCCTTTCCCAGTCGATCCAGGACATCCGCTCTCTGACCTTCCAGTTGCGCCCCCCCATCCTGGCCAACGCGGGGCTGGGGGCGGCCGTAAAATGGCTGGCGGAGGAACTCAGGGAAAACTACGGGCTGAACTTCGAGTTCGTCGAGGAGCAGGCCCCGCCTCCCTTCAGGTACGAGGTACGCTCCTCGATCTTCCAGGCGGTACGGGAGATCCTTTTGAACGTGGTCAAGCATTCGCACTGCAGCCTGGCCCGGATCAGGCTGGGCAATGACGGCTCCCGCATGGTGATCGAGATCGTCGATAACGGCACCGGCTTCGATCCGCAGGAGGTCGCCCGTAAGAAGAGCCGCTTAGGCGGGTTCGGCCTGTTCAACCTGCGCAGCAAGATCGAGTACCTGGGGGGAGAGCTTCTCATCGAGACCGAGGTCGGGGCGGGGACGCGGGTGGTCATCGCGATGCCGCCGGAACCGGTTGGCGCCGCCGAGGGGCATCCGTAA
- a CDS encoding WbuC family cupin fold metalloprotein, with protein sequence MKKIGSDDLAGLSTQAQLSPRQRMNLNLHSDLADPVQRLAIAMEPGTYIRPHNHRQTWEILIPLQGRFVVLTFDDGGVVTERAVLGEGDCAVEIPVGGWHAVLSLDEGGVIFEVKRGPYAPFREEDFAAWSPAADDGAHGELMRWFRDAEVGERWSGCGGGCS encoded by the coding sequence GTGAAAAAAATCGGTTCGGACGATCTTGCCGGCCTCAGCACCCAGGCGCAACTATCCCCGCGCCAGCGGATGAATCTCAATCTGCATTCCGATCTGGCCGACCCGGTCCAGCGCCTGGCGATAGCCATGGAGCCTGGAACCTACATCCGTCCCCACAACCATCGCCAGACCTGGGAGATTCTGATCCCGCTGCAGGGCCGTTTCGTCGTGCTGACCTTCGACGACGGCGGGGTGGTAACCGAACGCGCCGTACTGGGGGAGGGGGACTGCGCCGTGGAAATTCCTGTGGGGGGGTGGCATGCGGTGCTTTCCCTGGACGAGGGGGGCGTCATCTTCGAGGTGAAGCGCGGCCCCTACGCTCCCTTCCGGGAGGAGGACTTCGCCGCATGGTCCCCGGCTGCCGATGACGGCGCGCATGGGGAGCTCATGCGCTGGTTTCGCGATGCCGAAGTCGGGGAGCGTTGGTCCGGTTGCGGGGGAGGCTGCAGCTAG
- a CDS encoding polysaccharide deacetylase family protein, producing the protein MHHYQPQTVALKVDVDTYCGTRDGIPNLLRLLESFGIRATFYFSLGPDNSGKAVRRLVHKGFLAKMLRTRAPSMYGVRTMLYGTLLPAPMIGKELGEMIKSVRDAGHETGIHCWDHVEWHDHLHRLSRQEVEVELGRACAGFREIFGSPAATCAAPGWTVSAASFEVQDALGFAYCSDTRGEYPFYPVFNGRRSQTLQVPSTWPTMDELIGENGVTAAMVNDLYLQRLRSGLNVHTIHAELEGKACVHAFKDLLTRLTGRGVRFLTLREAAAEYGAGAPDCTVAMGYVPGRAMPVALQGPPL; encoded by the coding sequence ATGCACCACTACCAACCACAGACCGTAGCGCTTAAGGTCGATGTCGATACCTACTGCGGCACCAGGGACGGCATACCCAACCTGCTCAGGCTTCTCGAGAGTTTCGGGATCCGTGCCACCTTCTACTTTTCCCTGGGTCCCGACAACTCGGGCAAGGCGGTGCGCCGCCTGGTCCACAAGGGGTTCCTGGCCAAGATGCTGCGCACCAGGGCGCCGTCCATGTACGGGGTGAGGACCATGCTCTACGGGACGCTGCTTCCCGCGCCGATGATCGGCAAGGAACTGGGAGAGATGATCAAGAGCGTGCGGGATGCGGGGCACGAAACAGGGATCCACTGCTGGGATCACGTCGAGTGGCACGACCACCTGCACCGGCTTTCGCGGCAGGAGGTCGAAGTTGAACTGGGGCGGGCCTGCGCCGGCTTCCGGGAGATCTTCGGCTCTCCCGCCGCCACCTGCGCCGCACCTGGCTGGACCGTCAGCGCCGCGTCCTTCGAGGTCCAGGATGCGCTGGGCTTTGCCTACTGCAGCGACACCAGGGGAGAGTATCCTTTTTACCCCGTCTTCAACGGCAGACGCTCCCAGACCCTGCAGGTCCCTTCCACCTGGCCCACCATGGACGAGCTGATCGGGGAGAACGGCGTCACCGCGGCCATGGTCAACGACCTCTACCTGCAGCGCCTGCGTTCGGGTTTGAACGTGCACACGATCCACGCCGAGCTCGAGGGGAAAGCCTGCGTCCACGCCTTCAAGGACCTGCTCACGCGCCTGACCGGGCGCGGGGTGCGCTTTCTGACCCTCAGGGAAGCGGCCGCCGAGTACGGGGCCGGGGCCCCGGACTGCACGGTGGCAATGGGGTACGTCCCCGGCCGTGCCATGCCTGTGGCGTTGCAGGGGCCGCCCCTCTAG
- a CDS encoding formyltransferase → MKDKVVVCAYHNVGYRCLEELLRQGADVRLVFSHEDSPTEEIWFKSVRDLAARHGIPCLTSSVNTPQNRELLAELAPDFLLSFYYRDMITTEVLALAGRGALNMHGSYLPRYRGRVPINWAVIKGETATGATLHYMVEKPDAGDIVDQQRVEIAFKDTALDVFNKVTDAAVTVLRRSWPQLVEGSAPRVPMDLSAGNYCGGRKPEDGRIDWNLSAVEIYNLVRGVTHPYPGAFTTLAGHRLLVWQAFPAEGTGEPGRVVSTQPLLVGTGNGLLELRRLQLDGAAELCAADFVAATPCRGELLA, encoded by the coding sequence ATGAAGGATAAGGTCGTCGTCTGCGCCTACCATAACGTCGGCTACCGCTGCCTCGAGGAGCTGCTGCGCCAGGGGGCGGACGTCCGCCTGGTCTTCAGCCACGAGGACTCCCCAACCGAGGAGATCTGGTTCAAGTCGGTGCGTGACCTTGCGGCGCGCCACGGCATACCCTGCCTGACCAGCAGCGTCAACACGCCGCAAAACCGTGAGCTCCTCGCGGAGCTCGCCCCGGACTTCCTGCTCTCCTTCTATTATCGCGACATGATCACCACGGAGGTGCTGGCCCTGGCGGGACGCGGCGCCCTCAACATGCACGGCTCCTACCTCCCCAGGTATCGCGGGCGGGTTCCGATCAACTGGGCGGTGATCAAGGGAGAGACCGCCACGGGTGCCACCCTGCACTACATGGTGGAGAAGCCGGACGCCGGCGACATCGTCGACCAGCAGCGGGTGGAGATCGCCTTCAAGGACACGGCGTTGGACGTCTTCAACAAGGTGACCGACGCGGCGGTGACGGTGCTGCGCCGCAGCTGGCCGCAGCTCGTAGAGGGGAGCGCGCCGCGCGTCCCGATGGACCTGAGCGCGGGCAACTACTGCGGCGGGCGCAAGCCCGAGGATGGCCGCATCGACTGGAACCTGAGCGCGGTAGAGATCTACAACCTGGTGCGCGGCGTCACCCACCCCTACCCCGGCGCCTTCACCACCCTTGCCGGCCACAGACTCCTCGTCTGGCAGGCGTTCCCCGCGGAGGGAACGGGGGAGCCGGGGCGCGTGGTATCGACGCAGCCGCTTCTGGTCGGCACCGGCAACGGGCTCCTGGAGTTACGGCGTCTGCAGCTGGACGGGGCTGCGGAACTGTGCGCAGCCGACTTCGTCGCAGCGACGCCGTGCCGCGGCGAGCTTTTGGCCTGA
- a CDS encoding glycosyltransferase — protein sequence MTPYISIVVPVYNEEGNLDNLMQRLYPALTGMGRPFEIIFTDDGSRDRSLEILKRLANDYPEVRVIEFNGNFGQHMAIMAAFEISRGDIVVTLDADLQNPPEEIPKLVAEMENGHDVVGTIRHNRQDSIFRKSASRLVNITTRKMTGMKMTDYGCMLRAYHRNVVDNINRCGEASTFIPALAQTFASSPSEIEVAHAERSEGESKYSFYKLIRLNFDLMTGFSVVPLQLFALTGIVTSLGAVAFALFLLVRRFLVGAEVEGVFTLFAILFFFIGITIFGIGIVGEYVGRIYQEVRRRPRFVVRRIYGGSDEG from the coding sequence ATGACCCCCTACATTTCCATCGTGGTTCCCGTCTACAACGAGGAGGGGAACCTGGACAACCTGATGCAGCGCCTCTACCCGGCCCTGACCGGGATGGGGCGCCCCTTCGAGATCATCTTCACCGATGACGGCAGCCGGGACCGGTCGCTGGAAATCCTGAAGCGCCTGGCGAACGACTACCCCGAGGTGCGGGTGATCGAGTTCAACGGCAATTTCGGCCAGCACATGGCCATCATGGCCGCCTTCGAAATCAGCCGGGGCGACATCGTGGTGACCCTGGACGCGGACCTGCAGAACCCGCCCGAGGAGATCCCCAAGCTGGTCGCGGAGATGGAGAACGGCCACGACGTGGTGGGGACGATCCGGCACAACCGCCAGGACTCGATCTTCAGAAAAAGCGCCTCGCGCCTGGTCAACATCACCACCCGCAAGATGACCGGCATGAAGATGACCGACTACGGCTGCATGCTCCGGGCCTATCACCGAAACGTGGTGGACAACATCAACCGCTGCGGTGAGGCGAGCACCTTCATCCCCGCCCTCGCCCAGACCTTCGCCTCGAGCCCCAGCGAGATCGAGGTGGCGCATGCCGAACGCAGCGAGGGGGAGAGCAAGTACTCCTTCTACAAGCTGATCCGCCTGAACTTCGACCTGATGACCGGCTTCTCCGTAGTGCCGCTGCAGCTGTTCGCCCTGACCGGCATCGTCACTTCGCTTGGCGCCGTCGCCTTCGCCCTGTTCCTGCTCGTCAGGCGTTTCCTGGTCGGCGCCGAGGTCGAGGGGGTCTTCACCCTGTTCGCCATCCTGTTCTTCTTCATCGGCATCACCATCTTCGGCATCGGTATCGTGGGGGAGTACGTGGGGAGGATCTATCAGGAGGTGCGGCGCAGGCCGCGTTTCGTGGTACGCAGGATCTACGGAGGAAGCGATGAAGGATAA